Genomic DNA from Carnobacterium divergens DSM 20623:
TAATCGGTCGAGGACTTAACCAAATAAATGGTGGAACACATGAATCAAAAAGTAAATTGTGCTTACAATATCCAGTTTTGAGAGAACGAAGTTGTCTCAACTAAATAAGAAGTGTGGTGGCGACAGCGAGAAGGATACACCTGTTCCCATGCCGAACACAGAAGTTAAGCTTCTCAGCGCCGATAGTAGTTAGGGGTTTCCCCTTGTGAGGGTAGGACGTTGCCACGCAGATTATTTATTTTAAATTTCATATGGAGGTTTAGCTCAGCTGGGAGAGCATCTGCCTTACAAGCAGAGGGTCAGCGGTTCGATCCCGTTAACCTCCACCATGAGTCATTAGCTCAGTTGGTAGAGCATCTGACTTTTAATCAGAGGGTCGTAGGTTCGAATCCTACATGACTCATAACTAAGCATTTCAAATGTGTAGTTATGCCATACTTTTGCGGGTGTGGCGGAATTGGCAGACGCACTAGATTTAGGATCTAGCGCCTAACGGCGTGGGGGTTCAAGTCCCTTCACCCGCACCATTTATTTTATATAGCCGGCTTAGCTCAGTTGGTAGAGCATCTGATTTGTAATCAGAGGGTCGAGGGTTCAACTCCTTTAGCCGGCACCATTTTGCGGAAATAGCTCAGTGGTAGAGCACCACCTTGCCAAGGTGGGGGTCGCGGGTTCGAACCCCGTTTTCCGCTTGTTAGACTAATAATAAGATTGCCCAGATTGAAAAATCTGATCCACATTCCATGCCGGGGTGGCGGAACTGGCAGACGCACAGGACTTAAAATCCTGCGGTGAGTGATCACCGTGCCGGTTCGATTCCGGCCCTCGGCACCATTTGCACCCATAGCTCAACTGGATAGAGTACCTGACTACGAATCAGGCGGTTAGAGGTTCGACCCCTCTTGGGTGCATTCTTTAGAAATAAAGATCATATCTTCGAGTTCAAAACGGGAAGTAGCTCAGCTTGGTAGAGCACTTGGTTTGGGACCAAGGGGTCGCAGGTTCGAATCCTGTCTTCCCGATAATGAAGACAAAGTTAAGATGAGTTATCCTAGATATGGATAACTCATCTTTTTTATTTTACATAAACTGAATTTTTTTATTGAAATAAGTAGACTTGCTTTTCAAATGAACATTTTTCTCGTATAATTAAAGTCAGTATTAGTCAAAATCTATTAAACCGTTTAAGAAGGAGGAGACTTATGCAAAATCAAAATATGTCAGATATCATTGAAGCCTATTTGAAACAAGTTTTAGGTGTTCATGAACAAATTGAAATTAGACGTAGTGAAATGGCTAATCAATTTAATTGTGTACCTTCTCAAATTAACTATGTTATCAATACTCGTTTTACTGTTCAACAAGGTTATTTAGTTGAAAGTAAACGTGGCGGTGGTGGCTATATTAGAATTATTAAAGTGAAGTTATTAGACAAAGTAGAAATGCTAGATGCGATGATTCAAATAATTGGAGAGAAAATTTCCCAAAAAGATGCTTATTCAATTATTCAAAAATTATATGAAGATGAAGTTATTACTAAGAGAGAAGCTACCTTAATGCTCTCTGCACTGGAAAAAAATGTTCTGGCTAGTAGTGAAAAAAATGAAAATAGTTTACGAGCAAAGATTTTGATCGCATTTGTGGACAATTTAAGATATGAATAAATGATGGAGGCGTTAAAATGAACGAATTATTTACAGAGAAAGCTAAAATGGTTTTAATTCTAGCACAAGATGAAGCAAAACGTTTTCGTC
This window encodes:
- a CDS encoding CtsR family transcriptional regulator; the protein is MQNQNMSDIIEAYLKQVLGVHEQIEIRRSEMANQFNCVPSQINYVINTRFTVQQGYLVESKRGGGGYIRIIKVKLLDKVEMLDAMIQIIGEKISQKDAYSIIQKLYEDEVITKREATLMLSALEKNVLASSEKNENSLRAKILIAFVDNLRYE